One region of Metallosphaera sedula DSM 5348 genomic DNA includes:
- a CDS encoding amylo-alpha-1,6-glucosidase — protein MLDPKECEDREWIIPTGTGGYSSSTFCGINSRTYHGLLVIPQDPPHRRYMTLAKVEDFVITDGQEYPMSTNHYLNDVFYPEGYRFLNHVERGENFVRWDFLFGNSRVERTLVVHRGYNAITLSYASQRGVFRICPLVTYRSHHVALKSVHPIFTYRLLQDHILLLANGIPFLRVRIRGDHVLDKTEYWYYNFFYRLDFERGTNYLEDLYNPFCVISKGNKIEMDFYWGEFEPEQKRVGSKEIMDLLSSAGKSFVVRSGDKYAIIAGYHWFDEWGRDTMISMEGILLMNGLYEQAKSILLRYFNAVNRGLMPNNFLGNNETAYKGVDVSLWGINAVYKYYQYTNDVEFLKRIFPRMLEVVDSYWKGNGVVVNKDNLLYHVGAPRTWMDAQFDGEVVTPREGAAVEINALWYNALMIMDQISKRLGIHDDEFVEKAEKVRSAFLEKFPSEAGLYDYIGWDDKPGKEIRPNQLVALGLPYPVVSKDIAMRVLEVVETELLRPYGLSTLSKRDKGYTPFYRGDRASRDRAYHNGPIWPWLVGIYVDAKLNFEYDSLRIKNLLNQFSPLLGVAVRENGYVPELFEDIPPYKKGGCIAQAWSVAELNRAIRNIINYS, from the coding sequence ATGCTCGACCCGAAGGAATGCGAGGACAGGGAGTGGATAATACCTACTGGGACCGGAGGTTATTCGTCCTCAACCTTCTGCGGAATAAACTCCAGAACTTATCACGGCCTGCTAGTTATACCGCAGGATCCACCTCACAGGAGATACATGACCCTGGCCAAGGTGGAGGATTTCGTTATAACTGACGGCCAAGAGTACCCCATGAGCACGAACCATTACCTGAACGACGTGTTTTATCCGGAGGGGTACAGGTTCCTGAATCACGTGGAGCGGGGAGAGAACTTTGTTAGATGGGACTTCCTTTTTGGGAATTCAAGGGTCGAGAGAACCCTGGTTGTGCACAGGGGTTACAACGCCATAACCCTGTCCTACGCTTCCCAGAGGGGAGTTTTCAGGATATGTCCCCTAGTCACGTACAGGAGTCATCATGTGGCTCTGAAGTCGGTTCACCCCATCTTCACGTACAGGCTTCTTCAGGACCACATTCTCCTTCTCGCGAATGGGATACCCTTCCTCAGGGTCAGGATAAGGGGAGACCACGTCCTCGATAAGACGGAGTACTGGTACTATAACTTCTTTTACCGTTTAGACTTCGAGAGGGGAACCAATTACCTGGAGGACCTGTACAATCCCTTCTGCGTGATCAGCAAGGGGAACAAGATTGAGATGGACTTCTACTGGGGGGAATTTGAGCCCGAGCAGAAAAGGGTTGGGTCCAAAGAGATCATGGACCTTCTTTCAAGTGCGGGGAAAAGCTTCGTCGTGAGAAGCGGAGACAAGTACGCGATCATTGCAGGATATCACTGGTTTGATGAGTGGGGAAGGGATACCATGATCTCCATGGAGGGGATCCTGCTCATGAACGGGTTGTATGAACAGGCCAAGAGCATCCTCTTGAGGTATTTCAATGCAGTTAACAGGGGCCTGATGCCCAATAACTTCCTGGGAAACAACGAGACCGCCTACAAGGGAGTCGACGTTTCGCTATGGGGAATCAACGCCGTGTACAAGTACTATCAGTACACGAATGACGTTGAGTTCCTGAAAAGGATATTCCCAAGAATGCTGGAGGTCGTGGACTCTTACTGGAAAGGAAACGGAGTTGTGGTGAACAAGGACAACCTCTTGTATCACGTTGGAGCACCTAGGACTTGGATGGACGCTCAGTTTGACGGTGAGGTCGTGACTCCAAGGGAAGGAGCAGCTGTCGAGATCAATGCCCTATGGTACAACGCGTTAATGATCATGGACCAGATCTCCAAGAGGTTGGGAATACATGACGACGAGTTCGTAGAGAAGGCCGAAAAGGTGAGGTCGGCGTTCCTGGAGAAGTTTCCTTCGGAGGCTGGGCTATATGACTACATTGGATGGGACGATAAGCCGGGGAAGGAGATTAGACCCAATCAGCTGGTTGCTCTTGGCCTTCCTTACCCTGTGGTCTCCAAGGATATCGCCATGAGGGTACTGGAGGTGGTGGAGACGGAACTGTTGAGGCCATACGGGTTGAGCACCCTCTCCAAGCGGGATAAAGGTTACACACCCTTTTACAGGGGCGATAGGGCCAGTAGAGACAGAGCGTATCATAACGGCCCGATATGGCCATGGCTCGTGGGAATCTACGTTGATGCTAAGCTCAACTTTGAATACGATTCCCTCAGAATCAAGAACCTGCTGAACCAATTCAGTCCCCTTCTAGGAGTGGCCGTGAGGGAAAATGGATACGTTCCTGAGCTCTTTGAGGATATTCCTCCCTACAAGAAGGGCGGATGTATTGCTCAAGCTTGGAGTGTCGCAGAATTGAACAGGGCAATTAGAAATATCATCAATTACTCGTGA
- a CDS encoding glycoside hydrolase family 15 protein: MRLASIGNGKMLVNFDDHGRIIDLYYPYIGMENQTSGIPIRVALWDGKNVYLDESWKTEVSYEDGTNLVEVKWTLDNPGLEITSYNFVDVNEPVMNSIIKILSRDIEGKLRLFFVHDLNIYSNPFGDTALLDPVTWSMIHYKSKRYLGIKLMSTEMNNTEFSATKGDPLEDIKDGRLDGSPISHGDVKSAVGVELNLRSKSFVKAYYVIGAARNLEELRRLLGEANPAKIESNFVSVFQFWKSWLSKGSWTSDHESWIYNVSLLTVKNHMDMNGSIIASSDFSFVNIYGDSYQYFWPRDGAIAAHSLDVAGYGELAMKHFNFVKEIANPEGYLHHKYNPNRTLASSWHPWLYNGKRILPIQEDETALEVWAIGSHYRRYKDLDELTEIYRKFVKPALQFMMRYTEDGLPKPSFDLWEERYGIHLYTVSTVYGGLVMGAELAKGMGDESLSEDALDVAKTMKEQALSRLTNGRRFIRRLDENYQPDQVVDASMYAPYYFGMVEPNHPIMISTMEAIEQRLMINGGIARYENDMYQRRKAQPNPWIITTLWVAQYMIDTSRLDKAKDLLTWVMKRATPSGFLPEQVDPETWESTSVIPLVWSHAELIITLNKYHGKY; encoded by the coding sequence ATGAGACTTGCCAGCATTGGAAACGGAAAAATGCTAGTGAACTTTGATGACCACGGGAGGATTATTGACCTCTATTACCCCTATATAGGAATGGAGAACCAAACGTCTGGTATTCCCATAAGGGTTGCGCTCTGGGATGGGAAGAACGTTTATCTGGATGAGTCATGGAAGACCGAGGTCTCGTACGAGGACGGAACCAATCTTGTGGAGGTCAAGTGGACCCTAGATAACCCAGGACTTGAAATAACTTCCTACAACTTCGTCGACGTGAATGAACCTGTGATGAATTCCATAATAAAGATACTATCCAGGGATATTGAGGGAAAGCTCAGGCTCTTCTTCGTTCACGACCTAAACATTTATTCCAATCCCTTTGGAGATACTGCACTTCTGGACCCTGTTACCTGGTCCATGATTCACTACAAGTCCAAGAGGTACCTAGGAATCAAGCTCATGTCCACTGAAATGAACAACACGGAATTCTCCGCAACCAAGGGCGATCCCTTGGAGGATATAAAGGACGGGAGATTGGATGGTAGCCCGATCTCTCACGGAGACGTGAAGTCCGCGGTGGGGGTGGAACTAAACCTCAGGAGTAAATCCTTCGTGAAGGCCTATTACGTAATAGGGGCAGCGAGGAATCTCGAGGAGTTGAGGAGACTTCTCGGTGAGGCGAACCCAGCCAAGATAGAGAGCAACTTCGTCTCAGTGTTCCAGTTCTGGAAGAGCTGGCTATCTAAGGGTAGCTGGACATCTGATCACGAGAGCTGGATATACAACGTTAGTCTCCTGACCGTGAAGAATCACATGGACATGAATGGATCGATCATAGCCTCCTCAGATTTCTCCTTTGTGAACATCTATGGGGACTCTTATCAATACTTCTGGCCTAGAGACGGGGCCATAGCTGCGCACTCGCTGGATGTTGCGGGATATGGAGAACTGGCCATGAAGCACTTCAACTTTGTGAAGGAGATTGCAAATCCCGAGGGTTATCTACACCACAAGTACAACCCCAACAGGACGCTTGCAAGCTCGTGGCACCCCTGGCTCTATAACGGGAAGAGGATCCTGCCAATACAGGAGGACGAAACTGCTCTCGAGGTCTGGGCCATAGGAAGTCATTACAGGAGGTATAAGGACTTGGACGAACTCACAGAGATTTACAGGAAGTTTGTGAAACCAGCTCTACAGTTCATGATGAGGTACACCGAGGACGGACTTCCAAAACCGAGCTTTGATCTGTGGGAGGAGAGGTATGGAATTCACCTCTACACTGTGTCAACGGTGTATGGAGGGTTGGTCATGGGAGCAGAACTCGCCAAGGGAATGGGAGACGAAAGCCTTTCAGAAGACGCTCTAGACGTGGCCAAGACCATGAAGGAACAGGCCCTTTCCAGGTTGACCAATGGGAGGAGATTCATCAGGAGGCTAGACGAGAACTATCAGCCCGATCAGGTTGTGGACGCAAGCATGTATGCCCCGTACTACTTTGGGATGGTGGAACCAAATCATCCCATTATGATCTCCACCATGGAGGCCATAGAACAGAGGTTAATGATAAACGGTGGAATCGCGAGATACGAGAACGACATGTACCAGAGGAGAAAGGCTCAGCCCAATCCCTGGATAATCACAACCCTATGGGTTGCTCAATACATGATAGATACTTCCAGGCTGGATAAGGCCAAGGATCTCCTGACCTGGGTTATGAAGAGGGCAACCCCCTCTGGTTTCCTTCCTGAACAGGTTGACCCAGAGACGTGGGAGTCTACCTCCGTCATCCCCCTTGTGTGGTCGCATGCGGAACTAATAATTACATTAAATAAATACCACGGCAAATACTAA
- a CDS encoding acyl-CoA synthetase family protein — protein sequence MTVLQEYERIHEELRREGYINTQYPLNPSETLWNKKIMTMKREELEKVKSFRLKRIVKWAWDNVPFYRNFWKSKGFEPDQIRDWKDIVKIPILRKDELRKDLSANPPFGSIMVPELAKRIRFVSATSGSTGLPTFQGWGALELDYFEEAQARYLWTFAGVKPTTVYANYLNMSGFYSWGPPVVETAMWRCGATAIAGGGETYFSWKARHNLIFRLWKVDVLATTPWLHRLIGEEAKAEGWESPFKVLLLHGGAAAENTKKKLFQVHPNAKLAISVWGTTDGHMAVEVPGLDGQLVIWEDMEIFDIVDPKTDEPASPGERGELIATLLNHFTMPLIRYSLGDYVKNEFTTDPDPTYGITHARFVEPIPGRVEWMFKVKGKLLLPIYVEDAVNEIPDTTGMFNVIIYGNEMDKLKIRVETRRNMVDSTYDSRAREILAERIGLNKDDVEIEWVEPGKTAWTGYKLQVFLDQRKK from the coding sequence ATGACGGTTCTACAGGAATATGAAAGGATCCACGAGGAACTTAGAAGGGAAGGTTACATTAACACCCAATATCCCTTGAATCCCTCCGAGACGCTCTGGAACAAGAAGATAATGACCATGAAGAGGGAGGAGTTGGAGAAGGTAAAGTCCTTCAGGCTCAAGAGGATAGTTAAGTGGGCATGGGACAACGTGCCCTTTTACAGGAACTTCTGGAAGTCCAAGGGTTTCGAACCAGATCAAATACGCGATTGGAAGGATATCGTGAAGATACCGATTCTAAGGAAGGACGAACTCAGGAAGGACCTGTCAGCTAACCCTCCATTCGGTTCCATTATGGTTCCTGAGCTAGCCAAGAGGATTAGATTTGTGAGTGCAACCTCTGGTTCCACAGGTTTACCCACCTTCCAAGGTTGGGGTGCCCTCGAACTTGACTACTTCGAGGAGGCACAAGCTAGGTATCTCTGGACCTTCGCCGGAGTTAAACCTACGACTGTTTACGCAAACTACCTTAACATGTCAGGTTTCTACAGCTGGGGTCCTCCAGTGGTCGAGACTGCAATGTGGAGATGCGGAGCGACGGCTATTGCGGGGGGAGGTGAGACTTACTTCTCGTGGAAGGCAAGGCATAACCTCATATTCAGGCTCTGGAAAGTAGACGTCCTGGCTACCACTCCCTGGCTTCACAGGCTCATAGGAGAGGAAGCAAAGGCGGAGGGTTGGGAGTCCCCGTTCAAGGTTCTTCTCCTTCACGGCGGGGCCGCGGCCGAGAACACGAAGAAAAAGTTGTTCCAAGTTCATCCCAACGCGAAGCTAGCGATCAGCGTGTGGGGCACGACTGACGGACACATGGCCGTTGAAGTGCCTGGCCTAGATGGCCAGCTTGTGATTTGGGAGGACATGGAGATATTTGATATCGTCGATCCCAAGACCGACGAGCCAGCATCACCAGGAGAGAGGGGAGAGCTTATCGCTACCCTTCTCAACCACTTTACCATGCCCCTAATCAGGTACAGTTTAGGCGATTACGTGAAGAATGAGTTTACCACAGATCCAGATCCCACGTATGGAATAACCCACGCCAGGTTCGTGGAGCCAATTCCCGGAAGAGTGGAATGGATGTTTAAGGTCAAGGGCAAGTTATTGCTCCCAATATACGTGGAGGATGCAGTGAACGAGATACCAGACACAACCGGAATGTTTAACGTGATAATCTACGGTAATGAGATGGATAAACTGAAGATAAGGGTTGAGACGAGGAGAAACATGGTAGATTCTACCTACGACTCTAGGGCAAGGGAGATACTCGCAGAGAGAATAGGGCTCAACAAGGATGATGTGGAGATAGAGTGGGTGGAACCAGGTAAGACTGCCTGGACAGGTTATAAGTTGCAGGTGTTTCTGGACCAGAGAAAGAAGTGA